The Vibrio sp. NTOU-M3 genomic sequence ATTTGAGTTCATTACAACTATTGCAGAAATAATTTGCCGCACCACAAGCTTGCAGCTTTTCAAGCTCAGCCTCACAGTCAGGACAAAATCCTGCTTTTTTATAGTCAACATGACATTCTTTGCAATGATAGTGACCTTGCCAATCGAGCTCCTGATGACATTCTGGGCATAAATTATCAGACATTTCGATCTCTCATTAAGCTTATTCCTCTGACAGATGCGCATAGTAACAATTGCATTCATTTGAGTATTGATCTCTGTCACATGGAGTTAAGCCATTGTTGGCACTGAGCGACAGCATCGTTTATGTTTTCTTTTATACGGATGATCATTTCAAGATCATCGGCAAAATCCATTTTGATCAGCGATCTGCCCAAAAAAGAACATTTATATAACCACACACCGAAAGCAT encodes the following:
- a CDS encoding zinc ribbon domain-containing protein; the protein is MSDNLCPECHQELDWQGHYHCKECHVDYKKAGFCPDCEAELEKLQACGAANYFCNSCNELKSKSRVRFEFQKVS